The following proteins are encoded in a genomic region of Paralichthys olivaceus isolate ysfri-2021 chromosome 23, ASM2471397v2, whole genome shotgun sequence:
- the yaf2 gene encoding YY1-associated factor 2: MGDKRSPTRPKRQPKPSDEGFWDCSVCTYKNTAEAFKCMMCDVRKGTSTRKPRPVSQLVSQQQVTQQFVLPSQPKKEKKERVEREKSDREPALKKNSHKKMRPRLKNIDRSSAQHLEVTVGDLTVIITDFKEKVKPSSTSATSSSAASSVVDHHSQNGSSSENTEKGLSRSSSPRGEGSSVNGESH; the protein is encoded by the exons ATGGGCGACAAGCGGAGTCCCACAAG gCCGAAGCGTCAACCGAAGCCCTCCGACGAGGGGTTTTGGGACTGCAGCGTGTGCACATACAAGAACACGGCCGAGGCTTTCAAGTGCATGATGTGTGATGTGAGGAAGGGGACTTCAACAAG GAAGCCTCGTCCCGTCTCTCAGCTCGTCTCACAGCAGCAGGTAACGCAGCAGTTCGTGTTACCCTCGCAgcccaaaaaggaaaagaaggagagggtagagagggagaagagcgACAGAGAGCCGGCGCTCAAGAAGAACAGTCACAAGAAGATGAG GCCGAGATTGAAAAACATCGACAGGAGCAGCGCCCAGCACCTGGAGGTGACGGTTGGGGACCTGACGGTCATCATAACAGACTTTAAGGAGAAGGTCAAGCCCTCGTCCACCTCAGCCACGTCCTCCAGCGCCGCGTCGTCGGTGGTCGACCACCACAGCCAGAACGGCTCCAgctcagaaaacacagagaaggggCTTTCCCGCTCCTCCTCACCCAGGGGAGAGGGGAGCTCAGTCAACGGAGAGTCCCACTGA
- the zcrb1 gene encoding zinc finger CCHC-type and RNA-binding motif-containing protein 1, translating into MSGGLAPSKSTVYVSNLPFSLTNSDLHKLFTKYGKVVKVTIVKDKDTRQSKGVAFVLFLDRESAHSCARAVNNKQLFGRTVKASIAVDNGRATEFIRRRNYTDKTKCYECGDTGHLSYACPKNMLGEREPPKKKEKKKKKKAQQTEHVEEEEEESEEEGEDPALDSLSQAIAFQQAHIEEEEEQRKQTRMSQEAQASTSSDSRKPRIKKSAYFSDEEELSD; encoded by the exons ATGAGTGGAGGTTTGGCACCAAGTAAAAGCACAGTGTATGTGTCCAACCTGCCTTTCTCTCTGACCAACAGTGATCTACACAAG CTGTTCACCAAATATGGAAAAGTTGTTAA GGTTACAATTGTTAAAGATAAAGACACCCGCCAGAGTAAAGGGGTGGCGTTTGTTCTCTTCCTGGACAGAGAGTCGGCTCATAGCTGTGCAAGAGCAGTAAATAACAAACAG TTGTTTGGCAGAACAGTGAAAGCGAGCATTGCAGTCGACAACGGACGAGCAACTGAGTTCATAAGGAGGCGGAACTACACAGACAAGACCAAATGTTATGAATGTGGA GATACAGGTCATCTGAGCTACGCGTGCCCCAAAAACAtgctgggagagagggagcccccaaagaagaaagaaaagaaaaagaagaaaaaggctCAACAGACTGAGCATGT cgaagaggaagaagaagaaagtgaagaagagggagaggaccCGGCCTTAGACAGTCTGAGCCAGGCTATAGCTTTTCAG CAAGCCCAcattgaggaagaggaggaacagaggaagCAGACGCGTATGTCTCAAGAGGCACAAGCGTCAACATCCTCAGATTCTAGGAAACCGAGGATTAAAAAGAGCGCATACTTCAGTGACGAGGAGGAGCTCAGCGACTAA